A region of Beijerinckia sp. 28-YEA-48 DNA encodes the following proteins:
- a CDS encoding metalloregulator ArsR/SmtB family transcription factor, with product MTKPISTRICRSVGEASEFMKLIGNANRLAIVCYLMETEASVAALETQLGIVQPTLSQQLTELREAGVIAGRREGKTIVYRVNDPRVEELVHTLRGLFSGLDDVTGRAAMRTVPVDEMMFD from the coding sequence TTGACGAAGCCTATCTCCACCCGCATTTGCCGCAGCGTCGGCGAGGCCAGCGAGTTCATGAAGCTCATTGGCAATGCCAATCGGCTGGCTATCGTCTGCTATCTGATGGAGACGGAAGCTTCGGTCGCGGCGCTTGAAACCCAGTTGGGTATTGTCCAGCCAACCTTGTCCCAGCAGCTCACCGAGCTGCGCGAAGCTGGCGTGATCGCCGGCCGCCGTGAGGGCAAGACCATCGTCTACCGCGTCAACGATCCGCGCGTCGAGGAGCTCGTCCACACCTTGCGCGGCCTCTTCTCCGGCCTTGATGATGTGACCGGCCGCGCCGCGATGCGCACCGTGCCGGTCGATGAG
- a CDS encoding ABC transporter substrate-binding protein, translating to MKIGVHSNNLHLRLARLWPGAFSAFAPEFVFYGEGRDTGALLEKGAIHFGGTGSTPPIEADARGLGVVYIAGSAPRPANGAILVRKDSPIHSIADLAGQRIALIDGSFHTYLLARSLEAEGLGLADVTRIESATRDGLQDLLDGQVEAWVTMSPRLEKALDRDDLHLLVRCGATIPNRSLFWTLERYKLSPETRLAIAHELDRIGREVTADIEKAAALLAAQPGSEGDARSWERVLRSRDFTVVPVDQDILTEQQDEADTLFRHGHFSAPVTTGQAGVAA from the coding sequence ATGAAAATCGGTGTTCATTCGAACAATCTGCACCTCAGACTCGCCCGGCTGTGGCCGGGGGCTTTCAGCGCCTTCGCGCCCGAATTCGTGTTCTATGGCGAGGGCCGCGACACCGGCGCCCTGCTCGAAAAGGGCGCCATCCATTTCGGCGGCACCGGCTCGACACCACCGATCGAGGCTGACGCGCGCGGCCTCGGCGTCGTTTATATCGCCGGTTCGGCGCCCCGCCCGGCGAATGGCGCGATCCTCGTGCGCAAGGACAGCCCGATCCACTCGATCGCCGATCTCGCCGGACAGCGCATCGCGCTAATCGACGGCTCGTTCCACACCTATCTGCTCGCCCGCAGCCTGGAGGCCGAAGGTCTCGGCCTTGCCGATGTCACCCGCATCGAAAGCGCCACCCGCGACGGCTTGCAGGATCTGCTCGATGGCCAGGTCGAGGCCTGGGTGACGATGTCGCCACGGCTAGAAAAGGCGCTCGATCGTGATGACCTGCATCTTCTGGTGCGCTGTGGCGCGACCATTCCCAATCGCTCGCTGTTCTGGACGTTGGAGCGATACAAGCTTTCGCCCGAGACCCGCCTCGCTATTGCCCATGAACTCGATCGGATCGGCCGCGAGGTAACGGCCGACATCGAGAAGGCCGCAGCGCTGCTCGCGGCTCAGCCTGGCAGCGAAGGCGATGCGCGCTCCTGGGAGCGCGTGCTGCGCTCACGCGATTTCACTGTTGTCCCCGTCGACCAAGACATTCTCACCGAGCAGCAAGACGAAGCCGACACGCTGTTCAGACACGGACATTTTTCCGCACCGGTCACGACCGGTCAGGCCGGCGTCGCCGCATAG
- a CDS encoding LLM class flavin-dependent oxidoreductase, protein MNVLWYMCAPDGAYPWQPEGSRKVDLGYYKQLAMAYDQLGYTGALFATGAHDVWVLAGALLSYTERLKFLVAVHPGLVAPTLLAKMAATLQEFSRGRLLINIVSGDAKMLGAYGMTMPHDDRYAMADEYLQIWHRLFAGETVNFKGQYFNTEGAKIALPVGDSIAAPPLWFGGSSDKALEVAAKHVQTYLSWGETPEQIGEKIKTVKARAAHHGRELEYGIRLYVIVRDTDAQAWDAAADLYGRMDDAAIAANQRFVGKSDSVGQQRMTAMHGGQKPENLRDLEIAPDLWAGIGLVRPGPGTAIVGSPDTVIRTLEAYRKAGVETFILSGMPLLEEAWRFGEKVLPRLDVAREVSQARHFTWSTLFDRDLSTIAAPDGATKDAPKVLAR, encoded by the coding sequence ATGAATGTTCTCTGGTATATGTGCGCGCCCGACGGCGCCTATCCCTGGCAGCCGGAAGGCTCGCGCAAGGTCGATCTCGGCTACTACAAACAATTGGCGATGGCCTATGATCAATTGGGTTACACGGGCGCGCTATTTGCCACCGGCGCCCATGACGTGTGGGTGCTGGCTGGCGCCCTGCTCTCCTACACCGAACGGCTGAAATTCCTCGTCGCTGTTCATCCGGGCCTCGTCGCGCCGACACTACTCGCCAAGATGGCCGCGACCTTGCAGGAATTCTCGCGCGGACGCCTGCTCATCAACATCGTCTCGGGCGACGCCAAAATGCTCGGCGCCTACGGCATGACCATGCCGCACGACGACCGCTACGCCATGGCCGACGAATATCTGCAAATCTGGCATCGGCTCTTCGCCGGCGAGACCGTCAATTTCAAAGGCCAGTATTTCAACACCGAAGGCGCCAAGATCGCTTTGCCGGTCGGCGACAGCATCGCCGCGCCGCCGCTGTGGTTCGGCGGTTCGTCCGACAAGGCGCTCGAAGTCGCTGCGAAACATGTGCAGACCTATCTCTCCTGGGGCGAGACCCCAGAGCAGATCGGCGAAAAGATCAAGACAGTGAAGGCGCGTGCCGCGCACCATGGCCGCGAGCTGGAATACGGCATCCGCCTCTATGTCATCGTCCGCGACACCGACGCGCAGGCCTGGGACGCCGCCGCCGATCTCTATGGGCGCATGGACGATGCGGCGATCGCCGCCAATCAACGCTTCGTCGGCAAGAGCGATTCCGTTGGCCAGCAACGCATGACCGCCATGCACGGCGGCCAGAAGCCTGAGAATCTGCGCGATCTCGAAATCGCGCCCGATCTATGGGCCGGCATCGGCCTGGTTCGCCCCGGCCCCGGCACCGCCATCGTCGGTTCGCCCGATACGGTGATCCGCACCTTGGAAGCCTATCGCAAGGCTGGTGTCGAGACGTTCATTCTCTCCGGCATGCCGTTGCTTGAGGAAGCCTGGCGCTTTGGCGAGAAAGTGCTGCCACGCCTGGATGTGGCGCGCGAAGTTTCGCAAGCGCGCCACTTCACCTGGTCGACCTTGTTCGATCGCGATCTTTCGACGATCGCTGCACCGGACGGTGCGACCAAAGACGCTCCAAAAGTTTTGGCCCGCTGA
- a CDS encoding TRAP transporter large permease subunit, with product MTVSPSSTLAPPTVSAQSLAARALKTLEAGLGYAAAALLAVLLVVVLVSVTLRYFFATGFIGAEDLGIWLHVALIAVGAPLSLKSALAMRLDVFVRLLPDRLLPLAEVLADVFSVVAAFILVFGGSEIISLLGGISPTLGLPEWVRFAFLGVGGGLILLALTLQRIAEGKSLAAVLSVAIGALLYFGLPHLFIESRLPPSLFLALIAGVGLVLAAPLAHAFLAAAYVAIAFGSTLPEPAIVSSTVTGMSKFLLLAIPFFLLAGGLLTASGVANQLVRFAAAMVGHRRAGLAQTTLLTSVLFSGASGSSVANAAFGASTFQPELVKHGYPPAQAGAIIAATSVLDNVIPPSIAFLILATATNLSVGSLLVGGFFAGGLMAVCLAVAIHLTVRDVETRPRAPARERWQAAVAAIPAFGLGVIVVVGIRIGIVTTTEAAALAALYTVLLAFGSRLGTGRIVASFTQAATEAAAIGLLIGTAGPFAFLLAVDNVSGLVSSFVTILGGSAFAVIMLANLILLAVGLVLDIGAAILLFGPILLPAAVAAGIDPIHFGVILVVNLMIHGLTPPLGMLIFVVSGVTRVPATALFRAVVPYLLSLLVSLAILCAWAIIF from the coding sequence GTGACCGTCAGCCCCTCTTCGACCCTCGCACCGCCGACGGTCTCCGCCCAAAGCCTCGCGGCGCGTGCGCTCAAGACGCTCGAGGCCGGGCTCGGCTATGCCGCCGCCGCTTTGCTCGCTGTGCTTCTCGTCGTCGTGCTGGTCAGCGTGACGCTGCGCTATTTCTTCGCCACCGGCTTCATCGGCGCGGAAGATCTCGGCATCTGGTTGCATGTGGCGCTGATCGCCGTCGGCGCGCCGCTCAGCCTCAAGAGCGCGCTCGCCATGCGGCTCGATGTCTTCGTGCGCTTGCTGCCGGATCGGCTGCTGCCGCTAGCGGAGGTTCTGGCGGACGTCTTCTCCGTGGTCGCGGCGTTCATTCTGGTTTTCGGCGGCAGTGAAATCATCAGCTTACTCGGCGGCATATCGCCGACGCTGGGCCTGCCGGAATGGGTGCGCTTCGCCTTTCTCGGCGTCGGCGGCGGTTTGATCCTGCTGGCGCTGACCTTGCAGCGGATCGCCGAGGGCAAATCGCTCGCCGCGGTCTTGTCGGTTGCCATTGGCGCTCTGCTCTATTTCGGCCTGCCACATCTGTTCATCGAGTCACGCCTACCGCCGAGCCTATTCCTGGCTCTGATCGCCGGCGTTGGCCTTGTACTGGCCGCGCCGCTGGCTCACGCATTTCTGGCCGCCGCCTATGTGGCGATCGCCTTCGGCAGCACGCTGCCGGAACCGGCGATCGTCTCCTCGACCGTTACCGGCATGTCGAAATTTCTGCTGCTCGCCATTCCCTTCTTTCTCTTGGCCGGTGGTCTTCTCACCGCTTCGGGCGTTGCCAACCAGCTCGTGCGCTTCGCCGCCGCCATGGTCGGTCATCGCCGCGCCGGCCTTGCCCAGACAACGCTATTGACCAGCGTGTTGTTTTCCGGCGCATCCGGCTCCTCGGTCGCCAATGCCGCCTTCGGCGCCTCGACCTTCCAGCCGGAACTGGTCAAACACGGCTATCCCCCGGCGCAAGCCGGCGCGATCATCGCCGCCACTTCGGTGCTCGACAATGTCATCCCGCCATCGATCGCCTTTCTCATTCTGGCGACAGCGACCAATCTCTCCGTCGGCTCGCTACTCGTCGGCGGCTTCTTCGCCGGCGGGCTGATGGCGGTCTGCCTGGCCGTGGCGATCCATCTGACCGTGCGCGATGTGGAAACCCGGCCACGGGCGCCGGCGCGCGAGCGCTGGCAGGCGGCGGTGGCGGCCATTCCCGCCTTCGGCCTCGGCGTCATCGTCGTTGTCGGCATCCGCATCGGCATCGTCACCACCACCGAGGCGGCTGCGCTCGCCGCGCTCTACACCGTGCTGCTCGCCTTCGGCTCGCGACTTGGTACTGGGCGTATCGTCGCGAGCTTCACCCAGGCGGCGACGGAAGCTGCGGCAATCGGCCTCCTCATCGGCACGGCCGGCCCCTTCGCATTCCTGCTCGCTGTCGACAATGTGTCCGGCCTCGTCTCCAGCTTCGTGACGATCCTCGGCGGCAGCGCCTTCGCTGTCATCATGCTGGCCAATCTCATCCTCCTCGCCGTCGGTCTGGTGCTCGACATCGGCGCGGCGATTCTGCTTTTCGGACCGATCCTGCTGCCCGCAGCTGTCGCTGCCGGCATCGACCCGATCCATTTCGGCGTCATCCTCGTGGTCAACCTGATGATCCACGGCCTGACTCCGCCACTTGGCATGCTGATCTTCGTCGTCAGCGGCGTCACCCGCGTTCCCGCCACAGCGCTTTTTCGCGCGGTCGTTCCCTATCTGCTGTCACTGCTCGTCTCCCTCGCCATCCTGTGCGCCTGGGCCATCATTTTTTAA
- a CDS encoding TRAP transporter substrate-binding protein has translation MKTINRRTLLKLSAAGAALAAPGFIGTASARTRTLTVASLFGDDKPETKIWVKISELVEAKLPGRFKFNIVKSGALGGEKEVAEGVRLGSVQASLSTVSSLTGWVPELQILDLPFLFRDADHVRKVVSGDTGAGLKNKLAAQQFIVGDFINYGARHLLTKEPVTRPEQLKGKKIRVIQSPLHTKLWAAFGTIPVGIPITETYNALATGVADAMDLTKSAYAGFKLYEVVPDMTETGHIWASGVVYFARSFWNQLDAEEKAALSDASREGALYFNQLIIEDETASVQLALAKGGKLLKPEAFDDWQKGAQGVWQDFAGIVGGIDKINAVRNIA, from the coding sequence ATGAAGACCATCAACCGTCGCACTCTCCTTAAACTTTCCGCCGCAGGCGCGGCTCTGGCCGCGCCTGGCTTCATCGGCACGGCAAGCGCCCGCACGCGCACGTTGACCGTCGCGTCGCTGTTTGGCGACGACAAACCGGAAACCAAGATCTGGGTGAAGATCAGCGAATTGGTCGAGGCGAAACTGCCTGGCCGCTTCAAGTTCAACATCGTCAAGAGCGGTGCGCTCGGCGGCGAAAAGGAAGTGGCTGAAGGCGTGCGCCTGGGCTCGGTGCAGGCCAGCCTCTCAACCGTCTCTTCCCTGACCGGCTGGGTGCCGGAACTGCAGATCCTCGATCTACCCTTCCTGTTCCGCGATGCCGATCACGTCCGCAAAGTGGTGAGCGGCGACACCGGCGCTGGCCTAAAGAACAAACTCGCCGCGCAGCAGTTCATCGTCGGCGATTTCATCAACTACGGCGCGCGCCACCTTCTGACGAAAGAACCAGTGACGCGGCCGGAACAGCTCAAGGGCAAAAAAATCCGTGTCATTCAGAGCCCCCTACACACCAAACTGTGGGCTGCCTTCGGCACGATCCCTGTCGGCATTCCGATCACCGAAACCTATAATGCGCTGGCAACCGGCGTCGCCGACGCGATGGATCTGACGAAATCCGCCTATGCCGGTTTCAAGCTCTACGAAGTCGTGCCCGACATGACCGAGACCGGCCACATCTGGGCCTCGGGCGTGGTCTATTTTGCGCGCAGCTTCTGGAACCAGCTCGACGCCGAGGAGAAGGCAGCGCTCTCAGACGCTTCGCGCGAGGGCGCGCTCTATTTCAACCAGCTCATCATCGAAGACGAGACCGCCTCCGTGCAATTGGCGCTCGCCAAAGGCGGCAAGCTTTTGAAGCCGGAGGCTTTCGACGACTGGCAGAAGGGCGCCCAGGGCGTCTGGCAGGATTTCGCCGGCATTGTCGGCGGCATCGACAAGATCAACGCCGTTCGCAACATCGCCTGA
- a CDS encoding cysteine hydrolase, with protein sequence MHDFTMPQWALDRVKQRRDKIHVFDDMVPSRTALVVVDLQNGFMVPEHTPMPVATAIGTVPKVNQLAETLRKTGGKVFWIKNTIDESNLESWSNWFAMGKPGMKAQRIETFQDGAPGHDIYPDLEVKPEDEIVKKFRFSAFLPESSDIAERLRAQGFDTVLIVGTVTNVCCESSARDAMMMNFRTIMVSDGNSAFSDHEHTATLAAFYSIFGDVMETDEVCMLLERNAGALPLAAE encoded by the coding sequence ATGCATGATTTTACGATGCCGCAATGGGCTCTCGACCGGGTCAAGCAACGCCGCGACAAGATCCATGTTTTCGACGATATGGTGCCAAGCCGGACGGCTCTTGTCGTCGTCGATCTTCAAAATGGCTTCATGGTGCCGGAGCACACGCCTATGCCTGTCGCCACCGCGATCGGCACGGTGCCGAAAGTCAATCAATTGGCGGAAACTCTGCGCAAGACAGGCGGTAAAGTCTTCTGGATCAAGAACACGATCGACGAGAGCAATCTCGAAAGCTGGTCGAACTGGTTCGCCATGGGCAAGCCGGGGATGAAGGCGCAGCGCATTGAAACGTTCCAGGACGGCGCGCCGGGCCATGACATCTATCCTGATCTCGAGGTGAAACCGGAAGATGAGATCGTCAAGAAATTCCGCTTCAGCGCCTTCCTGCCGGAATCCTCGGATATCGCCGAGCGCCTGCGTGCGCAGGGCTTCGATACGGTGCTGATTGTCGGCACGGTCACGAATGTCTGCTGCGAATCCTCGGCGCGCGACGCGATGATGATGAATTTCAGGACGATCATGGTCAGCGACGGCAATTCCGCCTTCAGCGACCACGAGCACACGGCCACTTTGGCGGCGTTCTACTCGATCTTTGGCGATGTGATGGAGACCGACGAAGTCTGCATGCTGCTTGAGAGGAATGCCGGCGCCTTGCCACTCGCGGCGGAATAA
- a CDS encoding ABC transporter ATP-binding protein: MSLAVAVAERKSVSRPEVPEALVEVRDLAVKFVSREAVNSAVNGVSFALAPSEVLCIIGESGSGKSVTMRALMKLLPPKRTVIEGDMRVGAHDIVKIREVDMRAVRGSTISMIFQEPMTALDPVFTIGEQIAETVMRHQKVGRAAAMERALELLKLVRVPSPERRLKAYPHELSGGLRQRAMIAVALSCNPKLLLADEPTTALDATVQIQVLVLLRRLQQELGMAVIFVTHDLGVAAQIADKVAVMYAGRIVEYGAVADVMMKPRHPYTIGMLASTVHGHMRGHDIDAIPGSPPDLRKAIIGCSFAPRCKSATAICQTASPPTKTFGNGQYAACYHAE, from the coding sequence ATGTCGCTCGCCGTTGCCGTTGCGGAACGAAAATCGGTCTCGCGCCCGGAGGTGCCTGAAGCGCTCGTCGAAGTTCGCGATCTCGCGGTAAAATTTGTCAGCCGGGAAGCGGTGAACAGCGCGGTCAACGGCGTCAGCTTTGCGCTCGCGCCCAGCGAAGTGCTTTGCATCATCGGTGAATCCGGTTCCGGCAAATCCGTGACCATGCGGGCGCTGATGAAGCTATTGCCGCCCAAGCGCACGGTCATCGAGGGCGATATGCGTGTCGGGGCCCATGACATCGTCAAAATACGCGAAGTCGATATGCGGGCGGTGCGCGGCTCCACCATCTCGATGATTTTCCAGGAGCCGATGACTGCGCTCGATCCTGTCTTCACCATCGGCGAGCAGATCGCCGAAACGGTGATGCGACACCAGAAGGTGGGGCGCGCCGCCGCCATGGAGCGGGCACTGGAGCTGTTGAAGCTGGTGCGGGTGCCCTCGCCGGAGCGGCGGTTGAAAGCCTATCCGCACGAACTCTCAGGTGGCCTGCGCCAGCGCGCAATGATCGCTGTGGCGTTGTCGTGCAATCCGAAACTGCTCCTGGCCGATGAGCCGACGACGGCGCTGGATGCTACCGTGCAGATCCAAGTGCTGGTTCTGCTGCGCCGTTTGCAGCAGGAATTGGGCATGGCGGTGATCTTCGTCACCCACGATCTCGGCGTCGCGGCGCAAATCGCCGACAAGGTGGCGGTGATGTATGCCGGGCGGATCGTCGAATATGGCGCGGTCGCCGATGTGATGATGAAGCCACGCCACCCCTATACAATCGGCATGCTGGCCTCGACCGTGCACGGCCATATGCGGGGGCACGATATCGACGCCATTCCCGGCAGTCCGCCGGATCTGCGCAAGGCCATCATCGGCTGCAGTTTCGCGCCGCGCTGCAAATCAGCGACGGCGATCTGCCAGACCGCCTCTCCACCGACAAAGACCTTCGGCAATGGGCAATACGCGGCCTGTTACCATGCCGAGTAG
- a CDS encoding ABC transporter ATP-binding protein: protein MPQAAALDERDRGGKQQPMLIVNGLRKYFPIRSGILQRHVGDVKAVDDVSFAVLKGETLGIVGESGCGKSTLARLLMHLIPGDSGEMIFDGDPVGGMRGLSLRDLRRNMQMVFQDSYSSLNPRLPIQDSIAYGPRVHGMSRTDAMDLACDLLDKVGLRASTFGARYPHELSGGQKQRVNIARALALNPRMIILDEAVSALDKSVEAQVLNLLGSLKREFNLTYVFISHDLNVVQYISDRVLVMYLGQVVEIGSVDAIYDTPLHPYSRALLDSRLSMDPADRMAEPPISGDPPNPVNPPSGCRFRTRCAFAETVCATEAPPLTPAGPDHFVACHMVRRGSGHTRIANCGS, encoded by the coding sequence ATGCCGCAGGCAGCTGCCCTGGATGAGCGTGATCGTGGCGGCAAGCAGCAGCCCATGCTCATCGTCAACGGCCTACGCAAATATTTCCCCATTCGTAGCGGTATTTTGCAGCGTCATGTCGGCGATGTGAAAGCCGTCGACGATGTCAGCTTCGCCGTTCTCAAAGGTGAAACCCTCGGCATCGTCGGCGAATCCGGGTGTGGAAAATCGACGCTGGCGCGTCTGCTCATGCATCTCATTCCCGGCGACAGTGGCGAGATGATTTTTGATGGCGATCCCGTCGGCGGCATGCGCGGCCTGTCGCTGCGCGATCTGCGCCGCAACATGCAAATGGTCTTTCAGGATAGCTATTCTTCTCTCAATCCGCGTCTGCCGATCCAGGATTCCATTGCCTATGGTCCGCGCGTCCACGGCATGAGCCGAACCGATGCCATGGATCTCGCCTGCGATCTGCTCGACAAGGTCGGTCTGCGCGCGTCCACATTCGGCGCGCGCTATCCGCACGAATTGTCTGGCGGCCAGAAACAGCGTGTCAATATCGCCCGCGCCCTGGCGCTCAATCCACGCATGATCATTTTGGATGAGGCGGTGTCGGCGCTCGACAAGTCCGTCGAAGCCCAGGTGCTCAATCTGCTCGGTAGTCTGAAGCGCGAATTCAATCTGACCTACGTCTTCATCTCGCACGATCTCAACGTCGTCCAATATATCTCCGACCGGGTGCTCGTGATGTATCTCGGCCAAGTGGTCGAAATCGGTTCGGTCGACGCGATCTATGATACGCCCCTGCATCCCTATTCGCGGGCGCTGCTCGACTCGCGTCTGTCCATGGATCCCGCTGATCGGATGGCCGAGCCGCCGATCAGCGGCGATCCTCCTAATCCGGTCAACCCGCCGTCAGGCTGCCGATTCCGCACGCGCTGCGCCTTTGCCGAGACGGTCTGCGCCACGGAAGCGCCACCGCTGACGCCGGCTGGTCCGGATCATTTCGTCGCCTGTCACATGGTTCGTCGCGGCTCCGGTCACACGCGGATCGCGAATTGCGGATCGTGA
- a CDS encoding ABC transporter permease, translating to MTDVSAFRLPAFLRKREAQEVRGYWASVAHRLRYDYVTLFFLAVILIIVLLSIFAPLLAPFDPTKTSMAYRMKPPGFRNFILGTDELGRDMLSRLLWGGRTSLLMGLVPVIAATIIGGFLGVLAGFRGGWVNTAIMRTMDVFYAFPSVLLAVAISGTLGGGSKNGMIALTLVFIPSICRVAESATTQVRGLDFVEAARASGASTLSIIRHHILGNVLGPVFIFASSLISVAILLASGLSFLGLGVEPPTPDWGLMLSSLRAAIYVQPMVCALPGVAIFITSLSFNLVSDGLRQAMDVKA from the coding sequence ATGACCGACGTCAGTGCCTTCCGCCTCCCAGCTTTCCTGCGAAAACGCGAAGCGCAGGAGGTGCGTGGATATTGGGCCTCGGTCGCACACCGCCTGCGCTATGATTACGTCACGCTGTTCTTTCTCGCTGTTATTCTCATCATCGTCCTGCTGTCGATTTTCGCGCCGCTGCTGGCGCCCTTCGATCCGACCAAAACCAGCATGGCCTATCGGATGAAACCGCCGGGCTTTCGCAATTTCATCCTCGGCACCGATGAGCTGGGTCGCGATATGCTGTCGCGTCTCTTGTGGGGCGGCCGCACGTCCTTGCTGATGGGGCTGGTTCCGGTCATCGCCGCCACCATCATCGGCGGCTTCCTCGGTGTTCTCGCCGGCTTTCGCGGCGGCTGGGTCAACACCGCCATCATGCGGACGATGGATGTCTTCTACGCTTTCCCCTCGGTGCTCCTGGCGGTGGCGATTTCGGGCACCCTGGGTGGCGGCAGCAAGAACGGGATGATCGCGCTGACCCTGGTGTTCATCCCTTCGATCTGTCGCGTTGCCGAATCCGCCACCACCCAAGTACGTGGTCTTGATTTTGTCGAAGCGGCACGCGCCAGTGGCGCCTCGACGCTGTCGATCATCCGACATCACATTCTCGGCAATGTTCTGGGGCCGGTGTTCATCTTCGCCTCCAGCCTGATCTCGGTGGCGATCCTGCTGGCGTCCGGCCTTTCCTTCCTGGGTCTGGGTGTCGAGCCGCCGACGCCGGACTGGGGCCTGATGCTCTCTTCGCTGCGCGCCGCGATCTATGTGCAGCCCATGGTCTGCGCGTTGCCGGGCGTGGCGATCTTCATCACCTCCTTGTCCTTCAATCTTGTCAGCGATGGTCTGCGCCAGGCCATGGATGTCAAAGCATGA
- a CDS encoding ABC transporter permease, whose amino-acid sequence MWYYAARRILMSIPIALGVTVVCYALVLLAPGDPIQSLLPPDASPEDAAYLRKAYGFDKPVPIQYLLWLQRALTGDLGISLQTNRPVIQEVLSALSNTFVISVGAVLLAFSLAFILGTIAAYNLGKPVDRIATGVAVVGVSVPNYWLGIVLVIVFAVKLGVLPATGMGSAGSSSFSIFDWDQAKYAILPILTMSLVPLGIIMRTTRSAVAEVLNNDFVQMLRAKGLGPIAILRHAIWNALPQVLTVMGLQLGYLVGGSILVETIFTWPGTGFLMSKAILTRDVPVLQGAILVLSLTFVTINLMVDLLQTAVDPRIKRA is encoded by the coding sequence ATGTGGTACTACGCCGCCCGACGCATCCTGATGAGCATTCCGATCGCGCTTGGCGTGACGGTCGTCTGCTATGCCCTCGTTCTCCTGGCGCCGGGCGATCCGATTCAATCGCTGCTGCCGCCAGACGCCTCCCCTGAGGACGCCGCCTATCTCCGCAAGGCCTATGGCTTCGATAAGCCGGTCCCCATTCAATATCTGCTGTGGTTGCAGCGGGCGTTGACGGGCGATCTCGGCATCTCACTGCAGACCAATCGCCCGGTCATCCAGGAAGTCCTGAGCGCCCTGTCGAATACATTCGTCATCTCGGTCGGCGCGGTTCTGCTCGCCTTCTCGCTGGCGTTCATCCTCGGCACGATCGCGGCCTACAATCTCGGCAAGCCGGTCGATCGCATCGCCACGGGCGTGGCGGTCGTCGGTGTCAGCGTGCCGAACTACTGGCTCGGCATCGTGCTGGTCATCGTCTTTGCCGTGAAACTCGGTGTCTTGCCGGCGACCGGCATGGGGTCGGCCGGTTCATCGAGCTTCAGCATCTTCGATTGGGACCAGGCCAAATATGCGATCCTGCCGATCCTGACGATGTCGCTGGTGCCGCTCGGCATCATCATGCGCACCACGCGCTCAGCCGTCGCCGAAGTCCTCAACAATGATTTCGTGCAGATGCTGCGCGCCAAGGGGCTCGGGCCGATCGCCATCCTCCGTCACGCGATCTGGAACGCGCTGCCGCAGGTGTTGACGGTGATGGGCCTGCAGCTCGGCTATCTGGTCGGCGGTTCGATCCTCGTTGAAACGATTTTCACCTGGCCCGGCACCGGCTTTCTGATGAGCAAGGCGATCCTCACCCGCGATGTGCCGGTCTTGCAGGGCGCGATCCTCGTTCTTTCCCTCACCTTCGTCACCATCAACCTGATGGTGGATCTGTTGCAGACGGCCGTCGACCCACGCATCAAACGCGCCTGA
- a CDS encoding GntR family transcriptional regulator, whose product MSTRAERVCTLLRDSIIRGDHIAGSRLSEVDLAATFGVSRTPIRAALATIASEGLLEYTPNAGYSVRTYSAQQMLGIFEARAALEGLAARQAVEAGVTEAQRAQMQRAIDETEAVLSRRRWEADVTVFWSHINTWFHGAILEAAHNDHLAWLLRKSRSIPLVYSSMFRRFDLDRIAKAHEEHVTILEAVTLRQAVRAESLAREHIYKAGLFVVERMREQEMQAAHAAALARADGNASQPATP is encoded by the coding sequence ATGTCGACGCGCGCGGAACGGGTTTGCACGCTATTACGCGACAGCATCATACGGGGCGATCATATCGCCGGCAGCCGGCTGAGCGAGGTGGATCTCGCGGCGACCTTTGGTGTGTCGCGCACGCCGATCAGAGCCGCCCTGGCGACCATCGCGTCGGAGGGGCTGCTCGAATACACGCCGAATGCCGGCTATTCGGTGCGCACCTATTCGGCGCAACAGATGCTGGGGATTTTCGAAGCCCGCGCAGCGCTGGAAGGGCTCGCCGCGCGACAAGCGGTCGAGGCTGGCGTCACCGAGGCGCAGCGCGCCCAGATGCAGCGCGCCATCGACGAAACCGAAGCGGTTTTGAGCCGGCGCCGCTGGGAAGCCGACGTCACCGTGTTCTGGAGCCATATCAATACCTGGTTTCACGGCGCCATTCTCGAAGCCGCCCATAACGACCATCTGGCCTGGCTGCTGCGCAAATCCCGCAGCATTCCCCTGGTCTATTCCTCGATGTTCCGGCGCTTCGATCTCGATCGCATCGCCAAGGCGCATGAGGAGCATGTCACCATTCTGGAAGCGGTGACCTTGCGGCAGGCGGTGCGCGCCGAATCCCTGGCCCGTGAGCATATTTATAAAGCCGGCCTGTTCGTGGTCGAACGGATGCGCGAACAGGAGATGCAGGCCGCCCACGCCGCAGCGCTCGCCCGCGCCGATGGCAACGCATCGCAGCCGGCAACGCCTTAA